In Triticum aestivum cultivar Chinese Spring chromosome 5B, IWGSC CS RefSeq v2.1, whole genome shotgun sequence, the following proteins share a genomic window:
- the LOC543278 gene encoding glucose-1-phosphate adenylyltransferase large subunit isoform X2, with protein MDLRVAAPASVAAAARRGVLGCARVRPLQGRRQCRPSVRVSVATTESAAAAAVAASAAEDDETTNPRTVVAVILGGGAGTRLFPLTKRRAKPAVPIGGAYRLIDVPMSNCINSGINKVYVLTQFNSASLNRHLSRAYNFSNGVGFGDGFVEVLAATQRPGSEGKTWFQGTADAVRQFAWLFDDAKSKDIEDVLILSGDHLYRMDYMDFVQSHRQRDAGISICCLPIDGSRASDFGLMKIDDTGRVISFSEKPRGADLKAMEEAEKKPYIASMGVYIFKKEILLNLLRWRFPTANDFGSEIIPAAAREINVKAYLFNDYWEDIGTIKSFFEANLALAEQPSKFSFYDASKPMYTSRRNLPPSMISGSKITDSIISHGCFLDKCRVEHSVVGIRSRIGSNVHLKDTVMLGADFYETDMERGDQLAEGKVPIGIGENTSIQNCIIDKNARIGKNVTIANAEGVQEADRASEGFHIRSGITVVLKNSVIADGLVI; from the exons ATGGACCTGCGCGTCGCTGCCCCCGCCTCCgtggccgccgccgcgcgccggggCGTGCTCGGATGCGCGCGCGTCCGGccgctccaaggccgccgccaGTGCCGCCCCTCCGTGCGCGTGTCCGTCGCGACCACGGAgtcggccgccgcagccgccgtaGCCGCC TCGGCGGCCGAGGACGACGAAACGACGAACCCGAGGACGGTGGTGGCGGTCATCCTCGGCGGCGGCGCCGGGACGAGGCTCTTCCCTCTCACCAAGCGCAGGGCCAAGCCCGCC GTGCCGATAGGCGGCGCGTACAGGCTCATCGACGTGCCCATGAGCAACTGCATCAACAGCGGGATCAACAAGGTGTACGTCCTCACCCAGTTCAACTCCGCCTCCCTCAACCGCCACCTCTCCAGGGCCTACAACTTCAGCAATGGCGTCGGCTTCGGAGACGGCTTCGTCGAG GTTCTAGCAGCAACTCAGAGGCCTGGATCGGAGGGAAAGACGTGGTTTCAGGGTACCGCCGACGCGGTTCGGCAATTCGCTTGGCTTTTCGAT GATGCCAAATCTAAAGACATAGAGGATGTGCTGATTCTTTCTGGCGATCACCTCTACCGTATGGACTACATGGACTTTGTTCAG AGTCATCGGCAGAGAGACGCGGGCATCAGCATCTGTTGCTTGCCTATTGATGGCAG CCGGGCGTCTGATTTTGGTCTAATGAAGATAGACGACACAGGAAGAGTTATTTCATTTAGTGAAAAACCGAGAGGAGCTGATTTGAAAGCAATG GAGGAAGCAGAAAAGAAACCATACATAGCTTCAATGGGGGTATACATATTCAAGAAAGAGATACTTCTAAATCTTTTGAG ATGGCGTTTTCCCACTGCAAATGATTTTGGCTCTGAAATAATTCCTGCTGCAGCAAGAGAGATTAATGTAAAG GCATATCTTTTCAATGATTACTGGGAAGATATTGGAACTATTAAATCCTTCTTCGAAGCAAATCTTGCCCTTGCTGAACAG CCTTCAAAGTTCAGCTTCTATGATGCTAGCAAACCGATGTACACATCACGGAGAAACCTACCACCATCTATGATCAGCGGTAGTAAG ATCACTGATTCAATCATTTCCCATGGATGTTTCTTGGATAAATGCAGGGTAGAGCACAGTGTCGTTGGAATCCGTTCTCGAATAGGCTCCAACGTACACCTCAAG GATACGGTAATGCTCGGTGCTGATTTCTATGAAACTGACATGGAAAGAGGCGACCAGCTGGCCGAAGGAAAGGTTCCGATTGGGATCGGGGAGAACACTTCAATTCA AAACTGCATCATTGACAAGAATGCGAGGATAGGGAAGAATGTGACCATTGCTAACGCTGAG GGTGTGCAGGAAGCAGACAGGGCGTCAGAAGGCTTCCACATCCGGTCCGGCATCACGGTTGTGCTGAAGAACTCGGTGATCGCGGATGGATTAGTCATATGA
- the LOC543278 gene encoding glucose-1-phosphate adenylyltransferase large subunit, translating to MDLRVAAPASVAAAARRGVLGCARVRPLQGRRQCRPSVRVSVATTESAAAAAVAASAAEDDETTNPRTVVAVILGGGAGTRLFPLTKRRAKPAVPIGGAYRLIDVPMSNCINSGINKVYVLTQFNSASLNRHLSRAYNFSNGVGFGDGFVEVLAATQRPGSEGKTWFQGTADAVRQFAWLFDDAKSKDIEDVLILSGDHLYRMDYMDFVQSHRQRDAGISICCLPIDGSRASDFGLMKIDDTGRVISFSEKPRGADLKAMQVDTTLLGLLKEEAEKKPYIASMGVYIFKKEILLNLLRWRFPTANDFGSEIIPAAAREINVKAYLFNDYWEDIGTIKSFFEANLALAEQPSKFSFYDASKPMYTSRRNLPPSMISGSKITDSIISHGCFLDKCRVEHSVVGIRSRIGSNVHLKDTVMLGADFYETDMERGDQLAEGKVPIGIGENTSIQNCIIDKNARIGKNVTIANAEGVQEADRASEGFHIRSGITVVLKNSVIADGLVI from the exons ATGGACCTGCGCGTCGCTGCCCCCGCCTCCgtggccgccgccgcgcgccggggCGTGCTCGGATGCGCGCGCGTCCGGccgctccaaggccgccgccaGTGCCGCCCCTCCGTGCGCGTGTCCGTCGCGACCACGGAgtcggccgccgcagccgccgtaGCCGCC TCGGCGGCCGAGGACGACGAAACGACGAACCCGAGGACGGTGGTGGCGGTCATCCTCGGCGGCGGCGCCGGGACGAGGCTCTTCCCTCTCACCAAGCGCAGGGCCAAGCCCGCC GTGCCGATAGGCGGCGCGTACAGGCTCATCGACGTGCCCATGAGCAACTGCATCAACAGCGGGATCAACAAGGTGTACGTCCTCACCCAGTTCAACTCCGCCTCCCTCAACCGCCACCTCTCCAGGGCCTACAACTTCAGCAATGGCGTCGGCTTCGGAGACGGCTTCGTCGAG GTTCTAGCAGCAACTCAGAGGCCTGGATCGGAGGGAAAGACGTGGTTTCAGGGTACCGCCGACGCGGTTCGGCAATTCGCTTGGCTTTTCGAT GATGCCAAATCTAAAGACATAGAGGATGTGCTGATTCTTTCTGGCGATCACCTCTACCGTATGGACTACATGGACTTTGTTCAG AGTCATCGGCAGAGAGACGCGGGCATCAGCATCTGTTGCTTGCCTATTGATGGCAG CCGGGCGTCTGATTTTGGTCTAATGAAGATAGACGACACAGGAAGAGTTATTTCATTTAGTGAAAAACCGAGAGGAGCTGATTTGAAAGCAATG CAAGTTGACACCACTCTCCTCGGCTTACTGAAGGAGGAAGCAGAAAAGAAACCATACATAGCTTCAATGGGGGTATACATATTCAAGAAAGAGATACTTCTAAATCTTTTGAG ATGGCGTTTTCCCACTGCAAATGATTTTGGCTCTGAAATAATTCCTGCTGCAGCAAGAGAGATTAATGTAAAG GCATATCTTTTCAATGATTACTGGGAAGATATTGGAACTATTAAATCCTTCTTCGAAGCAAATCTTGCCCTTGCTGAACAG CCTTCAAAGTTCAGCTTCTATGATGCTAGCAAACCGATGTACACATCACGGAGAAACCTACCACCATCTATGATCAGCGGTAGTAAG ATCACTGATTCAATCATTTCCCATGGATGTTTCTTGGATAAATGCAGGGTAGAGCACAGTGTCGTTGGAATCCGTTCTCGAATAGGCTCCAACGTACACCTCAAG GATACGGTAATGCTCGGTGCTGATTTCTATGAAACTGACATGGAAAGAGGCGACCAGCTGGCCGAAGGAAAGGTTCCGATTGGGATCGGGGAGAACACTTCAATTCA AAACTGCATCATTGACAAGAATGCGAGGATAGGGAAGAATGTGACCATTGCTAACGCTGAG GGTGTGCAGGAAGCAGACAGGGCGTCAGAAGGCTTCCACATCCGGTCCGGCATCACGGTTGTGCTGAAGAACTCGGTGATCGCGGATGGATTAGTCATATGA